The segment ATTTTCTTGCGCGCGGCGCTCGGCAGTGGCGACGCGTTCCTGGTCTTCGTCTGCCACGAATGCATGGGCATTTGGGCCAATAGAAATTCCCATCGCTTGCATTATTTGTAACATAGCTTTTGAGCCTTCGTTAAAAACACAAGCTGACACATATGCAGCTATTTCAATTGATATTAAGCCGCTTGGAAGAATTTTTGGACTGATTTTCCAAATCAGTTGATTATAACTTTTGTTGTTATTTTGCGTGAATCCACCAACACATCGATCTAATAACTCTTGTTTACTCAAGTCCTTGTAAATTGGCTTGATGGCCATCAAAACATTAGTCGGCAAAGCGTCGTAGGTgtgtataaaactttttatttttcgcttCTGATTGCTTTGTAACTCTGCGTACGCGCGCTGCCATTCGCACCACAATTCCGCTCCCGCCGGGCAAAGGTCATGTTTTGGATTTTCGTTTGTTGAACTGTAGTGAGCATATGTGGCCCAAATAGCTGTTTTCATATTCTCTGTTGAGTCATAATTTCTACGTATAGCTAGACCATAATAAACTGTTAACTTATCGATTTTACCGGTTAGTTTGCCTTTGCCGCCGAGccctttatttttctttttacactcACGTAATCGCGTGCCCATTCTTTTTTGGACGTGACCGAtgcattcttttttatttacagtaaTGTCTTCATAAGGCGCGGCATTTAAAATACCGGAGTACGTTTTTGAATCACCGTCTCCGATGTAGTTCTCGTACTTGACACCGTGCAGAGTTTCGGAATGCTTGAACATTTCAACAATCGCCTCGACCTCCATTTTACCGGATAATTCCTCGTGATTCGCCGTGCATTCGGCTTCATGATTTTCGAGCCATTCTTCATATTCAGaagtattt is part of the Temnothorax longispinosus isolate EJ_2023e unplaced genomic scaffold, Tlon_JGU_v1 HiC_scaffold_126, whole genome shotgun sequence genome and harbors:
- the LOC139823506 gene encoding uncharacterized protein produces the protein MCEVWNKKQNTSEYEEWLENHEAECTANHEELSGKMEVEAIVEMFKHSETLHGVKYENYIGDGDSKTYSGILNAAPYEDITVNKKECIGHVQKRMGTRLRECKKKNKGLGGKGKLTGKIDKLTVYYGLAIRRNYDSTENMKTAIWATYAHYSSTNENPKHDLCPAGAELWCEWQRAYAELQSNQKRKIKSFIHTYDALPTNVLMAIKPIYKDLSKQELLDRCVGGFTQNNNKSYNQLIWKISPKILPSGLISIEIAAYVSACVFNEGSKAMLQIMQAMGISIGPNAHAFVADEDQERVATAERRAQENTREARKRRRQEKIDALEVASAAEGLLYGPGIDDSV